Proteins encoded within one genomic window of Amycolatopsis nigrescens CSC17Ta-90:
- a CDS encoding GlxA family transcriptional regulator, whose amino-acid sequence MDIQKVAVLVADQVSPFELGVACEVFGTDRTADGIEGWEFAVCSPDGAGASSWSGFDLAGLSTLDFAADADLLLVPTCAPRSARPPEPIVEVLRAAAARGAWVAGFCAGVFSLGYAGLLDDRRCTVHWVYEREFSQRFPAAEVDPKALYVDDDGVLTSAGTVAAVDLCLHLVRRSRGVAAATALARRMVASPHRAGGQAQFVEAPVPASAGAEDTLLAEVLEWIERRLDQPVTVAGLARRTGLGERTFLRRFAAATGTTPHRWLTERRLDRAQGLLEAGTLSVEEIATACGYSSAAALRHQFGRLRGTSPSAYRRAFTGK is encoded by the coding sequence ATGGACATCCAGAAGGTCGCGGTGCTGGTCGCCGACCAGGTCTCCCCGTTCGAACTGGGGGTGGCCTGCGAAGTGTTCGGCACCGACCGGACCGCGGACGGGATCGAAGGCTGGGAGTTCGCGGTCTGCTCGCCGGACGGCGCCGGTGCCAGCAGCTGGTCCGGTTTCGACCTGGCCGGGCTGTCCACCTTGGACTTCGCCGCGGACGCGGATCTGTTGCTGGTGCCCACCTGCGCACCCCGCAGCGCGCGCCCGCCGGAGCCGATCGTCGAGGTGCTGCGGGCCGCCGCGGCCAGGGGTGCCTGGGTGGCGGGATTCTGCGCCGGGGTCTTCTCGCTCGGTTACGCCGGCCTACTGGACGACCGCCGGTGCACCGTGCACTGGGTCTACGAGCGTGAGTTCTCCCAGCGCTTTCCCGCCGCCGAAGTGGACCCGAAGGCGCTTTACGTGGACGACGACGGGGTGCTGACCAGCGCGGGCACGGTGGCCGCGGTGGATCTGTGCCTGCACCTGGTCCGGCGGTCGCGCGGGGTGGCCGCGGCGACCGCGCTGGCCAGGCGGATGGTGGCGTCGCCGCATCGCGCCGGCGGCCAGGCCCAGTTCGTGGAAGCCCCGGTGCCGGCGTCCGCCGGGGCCGAGGACACCCTGCTCGCCGAGGTGCTGGAGTGGATCGAACGGCGGCTCGACCAGCCGGTCACCGTGGCCGGGCTGGCCAGGCGCACCGGACTCGGGGAACGCACCTTCCTGCGCCGGTTCGCCGCCGCGACCGGGACCACCCCGCACCGATGGCTCACCGAGCGGCGGCTCGACCGCGCGCAGGGCCTGCTGGAGGCGGGCACCTTGTCCGTCGAGGAGATCGCGACGGCCTGCGGGTACTCCTCGGCCGCTGCCCTGCGCCACCAGTTCGGCAGGCTGCGCGGCACCAGCCCCAGCGCCTATCGTCGCGCCTTCACGGGGAAGTAG
- the trpD gene encoding anthranilate phosphoribosyltransferase, whose protein sequence is MTASIEHTWPALLHQLTAGTDLSALDTAWAMDQVMSGAATPAQIAGFAIALRAKGETAAEIAGMAGMMLEHARLVHIDGRAVDIVGTGGDRSGSVNISTMASLVVAAAGAPVVKHGNRAASSKSGAADVLEALGVAIDLQPDRVRRSVAELGIGFCFAPIFHPSLRHAGTTRRELGVPTIFNLLGPLTNPAQPGSSLIGCAYQDKTEVLARVFAGRDASVLLVRGDDGLDELTTTTTSSVWVVSGGEVRRETLDPADLGIPRATEADLRGGDAAHNAEVIRELAAGKPGPVRDAVLLNAAGALTAYTGFSGDLLKDLSAGLARAAAAIDSGAAADLLTRWAAFS, encoded by the coding sequence ATGACAGCCAGCATCGAGCACACCTGGCCCGCCCTGCTGCACCAGCTGACCGCCGGTACCGATCTGTCCGCATTGGACACCGCGTGGGCGATGGACCAGGTGATGTCCGGCGCGGCGACCCCGGCGCAGATCGCCGGTTTCGCGATCGCCCTGCGTGCCAAGGGTGAGACGGCCGCGGAGATCGCCGGCATGGCGGGCATGATGCTCGAGCACGCCAGGCTGGTGCACATCGACGGCCGCGCGGTGGACATCGTGGGCACCGGTGGCGACCGGTCCGGCTCGGTGAACATCTCCACCATGGCCTCGCTGGTGGTCGCGGCGGCCGGGGCGCCGGTGGTCAAGCACGGCAACCGGGCCGCCTCCTCGAAGTCAGGCGCTGCCGACGTGCTGGAGGCCCTCGGGGTGGCCATCGACCTGCAGCCGGACCGGGTGCGGCGCAGCGTAGCCGAGCTCGGCATCGGGTTCTGCTTCGCGCCGATCTTCCACCCGAGTCTCCGGCACGCCGGCACCACGCGGCGGGAGCTGGGCGTGCCGACCATCTTCAACCTGCTCGGGCCGCTGACCAACCCGGCCCAGCCCGGCTCGTCGCTGATCGGCTGCGCCTACCAGGACAAGACCGAGGTGCTGGCCAGGGTGTTCGCCGGCCGCGACGCCAGCGTGCTGCTGGTGCGCGGGGACGACGGGCTGGACGAGCTCACCACCACCACGACCAGTTCGGTGTGGGTGGTCTCCGGTGGCGAAGTGCGGCGCGAGACGCTGGATCCCGCTGACCTGGGCATTCCCCGGGCGACCGAGGCCGATCTACGCGGTGGCGACGCGGCGCACAACGCCGAGGTGATCCGGGAGCTCGCGGCCGGCAAGCCTGGCCCGGTGCGCGACGCGGTGCTGCTCAACGCGGCCGGCGCGCTGACGGCGTACACCGGGTTCTCCGGCGACCTGCTGAAGGATCTGTCCGCGGGGCTGGCCAGGGCGGCCGCCGCGATCGACTCCGGTGCCGCGGCCGACCTGCTCACCCGCTGGGCCGCCTTCTCCTGA
- a CDS encoding cytochrome c oxidase subunit 3, with amino-acid sequence MVSVGTIVWLSSELMFFAGLFAMFFTVKAQNSSGHWPPILESTGEPVHLNVPYALPFTIILVASSFTCQFGVFAAERGNVYGLRRWYLITLIMGAIFVGGQGYEYLNLISEGVTIPSGAFGTVFYLTTGFHGLHVIGGLLAFVYLLVRTKLSKFTPAQATSAIVVSYYWHFVDIVWIGLFAVIYIVP; translated from the coding sequence ATGGTCAGTGTTGGCACGATCGTGTGGTTGTCCAGCGAGCTCATGTTCTTCGCTGGGCTATTCGCGATGTTCTTCACCGTCAAGGCCCAGAACTCGAGCGGCCATTGGCCGCCGATCCTGGAGTCCACCGGCGAGCCGGTGCATCTGAACGTGCCGTACGCGCTGCCGTTCACGATCATCCTGGTCGCGTCGTCCTTCACCTGTCAGTTCGGTGTGTTCGCCGCGGAGCGCGGCAACGTTTACGGACTGCGCCGGTGGTACCTGATCACCTTGATCATGGGCGCGATCTTCGTCGGCGGTCAGGGTTACGAGTACCTGAACCTGATCAGTGAAGGCGTGACCATCCCGTCCGGCGCTTTCGGCACCGTGTTCTACCTGACCACCGGGTTCCACGGCCTGCACGTGATCGGTGGACTGCTCGCCTTCGTGTACCTGCTGGTGCGAACCAAGCTGAGCAAGTTCACGCCCGCACAGGCGACCTCGGCGATCGTGGTCTCCTACTACTGGCATTTCGTCGACATCGTGTGGATCGGCCTGTTCGCGGTCATCTACATCGTGCCCTGA
- a CDS encoding c-type cytochrome produces MTTSKNSSERRFRARTKLRRRFAGLLALAVALIGAGAAYAIFVPEPQTAQAQGDPALLRKGEEIYNNTCISCHGSNLEGVTDRGPSLVGVGEAAVYFQTSSGRMPLVRQEAQAARKPPKLTTEEIDALSAYVASHGGGPARPEEKGEALRGQDPARGGELFRLNCASCHNATGAGGALSSGKYAPPLGPATEEQIYDAMLTGPQNMPRFSDRQLTPDEKKDIVAYVKSVSDGNNNPGGNSLGGLGPTTEGVITWIVGIGALIGVTLWIGSRA; encoded by the coding sequence ATGACCACCAGCAAAAACTCTTCGGAGCGTCGCTTTCGCGCGCGTACCAAACTGCGCCGCCGGTTCGCCGGGCTGCTCGCCCTCGCGGTGGCGCTGATCGGTGCCGGCGCGGCATACGCGATCTTCGTGCCGGAGCCGCAGACCGCGCAGGCGCAGGGCGACCCCGCGCTGCTGCGCAAGGGCGAAGAGATCTACAACAACACGTGCATCAGCTGCCACGGCTCGAACCTGGAGGGTGTGACCGACCGCGGTCCCAGCCTGGTCGGGGTCGGCGAGGCCGCGGTGTACTTCCAGACTTCCTCCGGCCGGATGCCGCTGGTCCGCCAGGAGGCACAGGCCGCGCGCAAGCCGCCGAAGCTGACCACGGAGGAGATCGACGCGCTCTCCGCCTACGTCGCGTCGCACGGCGGCGGGCCGGCCAGGCCGGAAGAAAAGGGCGAGGCGCTGCGCGGCCAGGACCCGGCGCGTGGTGGCGAGCTGTTCCGGCTGAACTGCGCCTCCTGCCACAACGCCACCGGTGCCGGTGGCGCGCTGTCCTCGGGCAAGTACGCGCCGCCGCTCGGACCGGCCACCGAGGAGCAGATTTACGACGCGATGCTCACCGGCCCGCAGAACATGCCGAGGTTCTCCGACCGGCAGCTGACGCCGGACGAGAAGAAGGACATCGTCGCCTACGTCAAGTCGGTCTCCGACGGTAACAACAACCCGGGTGGCAACTCGCTGGGCGGGCTGGGGCCGACCACCGAGGGTGTGATCACCTGGATCGTGGGTATCGGCGCGCTGATCGGTGTGACCCTGTGGATCGGATCCAGGGCATGA
- a CDS encoding ubiquinol-cytochrome c reductase iron-sulfur subunit, whose translation MSSGNEPKPPTEAELAAMDRDQLVRLGTALDGVEIVDYPDPWPVKGTKAEKRAERMVALWFTLSGLAGLAFVVSLIWWPWQYQEPTTANSNNHFLYSLYTPFLGLTLGVSVLAFGIGILIYTKKFIPSELAVQERNDGPSSEVDKQTILAQLADSGNRSTIARRSLVKRSAGLGIGALGLGLVALPVASFIKDPWKDTENKNSLWHTGWQPEYPGEVVYLRRNTGKSTDPVHLLRPEDLDAGAMETVFPYRTSEAGDHEALSKALKRSDNPVMLIRLRTSDAAKVVKRKGQEDFNFGDYYAYTKICSHVGCPTSLYEQRTNRILCPCHQSQFDALQYAKPVFGPATRALAQLPITVNDEGYFVARGDFIEAVGPAFWERKS comes from the coding sequence ATGAGTAGCGGCAACGAGCCGAAGCCGCCCACCGAGGCGGAACTCGCGGCAATGGATCGGGACCAGCTGGTCCGGCTGGGGACCGCGCTCGACGGTGTCGAGATCGTCGACTACCCGGACCCGTGGCCGGTCAAGGGCACCAAGGCGGAGAAGCGCGCCGAGCGCATGGTCGCCCTCTGGTTCACCCTCTCCGGCCTCGCCGGGCTGGCCTTCGTGGTCTCGCTGATCTGGTGGCCGTGGCAGTACCAGGAGCCGACCACGGCCAACTCGAACAACCACTTCCTGTACAGCCTGTACACCCCGTTCCTCGGCCTCACGCTGGGTGTCTCGGTGCTCGCCTTCGGGATCGGGATCCTGATCTACACCAAGAAGTTCATCCCGAGCGAGCTCGCGGTGCAGGAGCGCAACGACGGTCCGTCGAGCGAGGTGGACAAGCAGACCATCCTCGCCCAGCTGGCCGACTCGGGTAACCGCAGCACCATCGCCCGCCGCTCGCTGGTCAAGCGCAGCGCCGGGCTCGGCATCGGCGCGCTCGGCCTCGGCCTGGTCGCGCTGCCGGTGGCGTCCTTCATCAAGGACCCATGGAAGGACACCGAGAACAAGAACTCCCTGTGGCACACCGGCTGGCAGCCGGAGTACCCGGGTGAGGTCGTCTACCTGCGCCGCAACACCGGCAAGTCCACCGACCCGGTGCACCTGCTGCGCCCGGAGGACCTGGACGCCGGCGCCATGGAGACGGTGTTCCCGTACCGCACCTCCGAGGCCGGTGACCACGAAGCGTTGTCCAAGGCGCTGAAGCGCTCGGACAACCCGGTGATGCTGATCCGCCTGCGTACCTCGGACGCGGCCAAGGTGGTCAAGCGCAAGGGCCAGGAAGACTTCAACTTCGGCGACTACTACGCGTACACGAAGATCTGCAGTCACGTCGGCTGCCCGACTTCGCTGTACGAGCAGCGGACCAACCGCATCCTCTGCCCGTGCCACCAGTCCCAGTTCGACGCGCTGCAGTACGCCAAGCCGGTGTTCGGCCCGGCCACCCGCGCGCTCGCGCAGCTTCCCATCACGGTCAACGATGAGGGATACTTCGTGGCAAGGGGCGACTTCATCGAGGCCGTAGGCCCGGCCTTCTGGGAGCGTAAGTCATGA
- a CDS encoding cytochrome b, whose product MSSLTTPTKGTNPAEKVAGAAAKWADDRYHLAKGIRHQFNKVFPTHWSFLLGEIALYSFIVLLLSGVYLTLFYDPSMEEVVYQGSFVNLQGIEMSRALETTLNISFDVRGGLFVRQLHHWAALLFVAAMMVHMFRIFFTGAFRRPREANWIIGALLLIIGMFEGFFGYSLPDDLLSGTGIRATLSGIVLSTPVIGTWLHWAIFGSEFPGTEIIPRLYSLHILLVPGLMLGLIAVHLGLVWYQKHTQFPGVRRKETNVVGVRIMPVFALKAGAFFAVITGITALMAGLFQINAVWNYGPYNPSQVVAGSNPDWYMAWADGMLRIFPPWEVYLGNYTIPAVFFGGAIGMGVVITLLLAYPWLERILSKDKAHHNLLQRPRDAPVRTSIGAMAISFFLVIELSGFNDIIANQFDISLNAMTWAGRIGVIVLPPLAYAITYRLCLGLQRADREVLEHGVETGIIKRLPHGEFIEVHQPLGPVDSHGHAVPLEYQGASVPKKMNKLGSAGQAVPGSLLFPDPVEETRALEQAKGNGHGNGHGNGAVSKDEQVSAGSKNPEH is encoded by the coding sequence ATGAGTTCACTCACCACGCCGACCAAGGGCACCAACCCGGCGGAGAAGGTGGCCGGGGCCGCGGCCAAGTGGGCCGACGACCGGTACCACCTCGCCAAGGGCATCCGGCACCAGTTCAACAAGGTGTTCCCCACGCACTGGTCCTTCCTGCTCGGGGAGATCGCGCTCTACAGCTTCATCGTGCTGCTGCTGTCGGGTGTGTACCTGACCTTGTTCTACGACCCCTCCATGGAGGAGGTCGTCTACCAGGGCAGCTTCGTCAACCTGCAGGGCATCGAGATGTCCAGGGCGCTCGAGACCACCCTGAACATCTCGTTCGACGTCCGCGGCGGCCTGTTCGTGCGGCAGCTGCACCACTGGGCGGCCCTGCTGTTCGTGGCCGCGATGATGGTGCACATGTTCCGGATCTTCTTCACCGGAGCGTTCCGCCGCCCGCGTGAGGCGAACTGGATCATCGGCGCGCTGCTGCTGATCATCGGTATGTTCGAGGGTTTCTTCGGCTACTCGCTGCCGGACGACCTGCTCTCCGGCACCGGTATCCGGGCGACCCTGTCCGGCATCGTGCTCTCCACTCCGGTGATCGGCACCTGGCTGCACTGGGCGATCTTCGGCAGCGAGTTCCCCGGCACGGAGATCATTCCGCGGCTGTACAGCCTGCACATCCTGCTGGTCCCCGGGCTGATGCTCGGCTTGATCGCGGTTCACCTCGGGCTGGTCTGGTACCAGAAGCACACCCAGTTCCCCGGGGTGCGGCGCAAGGAGACCAACGTCGTCGGCGTGCGCATCATGCCGGTGTTCGCGCTGAAGGCCGGTGCCTTCTTCGCGGTCATCACCGGTATCACCGCACTGATGGCGGGTCTGTTCCAGATCAACGCGGTGTGGAACTACGGCCCGTACAACCCGTCGCAGGTGGTCGCCGGTTCGAACCCGGACTGGTACATGGCCTGGGCCGACGGCATGCTGCGAATCTTCCCGCCGTGGGAGGTCTACCTCGGGAACTACACGATTCCCGCGGTGTTCTTCGGCGGTGCCATCGGCATGGGCGTGGTGATCACGTTGCTGCTGGCCTATCCCTGGCTGGAACGCATCCTGTCCAAGGACAAGGCGCACCACAACCTGCTGCAACGGCCCCGTGACGCACCGGTCCGCACCAGCATCGGCGCGATGGCCATCTCGTTCTTCCTGGTCATCGAGCTGTCCGGGTTCAACGACATCATCGCGAACCAGTTTGACATCTCGCTGAACGCGATGACCTGGGCCGGCCGGATCGGGGTGATCGTGCTGCCGCCGCTGGCGTACGCGATCACGTACCGGCTTTGCCTCGGTCTGCAGCGGGCGGACCGCGAGGTGCTGGAGCACGGTGTCGAGACCGGCATCATCAAGCGCCTGCCGCACGGTGAGTTCATCGAGGTGCACCAGCCGCTCGGCCCGGTGGACTCGCACGGCCACGCGGTCCCGCTGGAGTACCAGGGCGCCTCGGTGCCGAAGAAGATGAACAAGCTCGGCTCCGCCGGTCAAGCGGTGCCCGGCAGCCTGCTGTTCCCGGACCCGGTCGAAGAGACCAGGGCGCTGGAACAGGCCAAGGGCAACGGTCATGGCAATGGCCACGGGAACGGGGCCGTGAGCAAGGACGAGCAGGTCTCGGCCGGCTCGAAGAACCCCGAGCACTGA
- a CDS encoding Lrp/AsnC family transcriptional regulator, with the protein MITAIVLIHAAADSIPETAQTIADIEGVSEVYSCAGDVDLVAMVRVSAHEDLADLIPAKISKVPGVLGTDTHIAFRSYASADTEAAFSIGD; encoded by the coding sequence TTGATCACCGCGATCGTGCTGATCCACGCCGCCGCGGACAGCATCCCGGAAACCGCGCAGACGATCGCGGACATCGAAGGCGTCTCCGAGGTCTACTCGTGCGCCGGCGATGTCGACCTGGTCGCGATGGTCCGGGTGAGCGCGCACGAGGACCTGGCCGACCTCATCCCGGCCAAGATCAGCAAGGTGCCCGGGGTGCTCGGCACCGACACGCACATCGCGTTCCGCTCGTACGCGAGCGCGGACACCGAAGCCGCCTTCTCGATCGGCGACTAA
- a CDS encoding DEDD exonuclease domain-containing protein has protein sequence MNAGRPLGERAQLAFDELGTPLRDTTFVVFDLETTGTRPGANGITEIGAVKVRGGEVLGEFGTFVNPGMPIPPQIVSLTGITTAMVHDAPPIEHVLPAFLEFISGAVLVAHNAAFDTGFMRAACEAHGYPWPKTAVVCTVRLARRVISRQDTPSYKLSALAALFGATTTPNHRALADARATVDVLHALLERVGGVGVHSLEELLDYLPEVTAAQRRKRGMAAHLPERPGVYLFRGPSEEVLYVGTASNLRRRVRQYFTGSESRGRIREMVALAERVDAVECAHALEAQVRELRLLAAHRPAYNRRSKNPRNAWWLVLTDEAFPRLSVVRLPKDGALGPFRARADAHLAADVLSGATGLRTCTQRIPAQAAAGKPCALAELGRCGAPCAGWQSVPDYAPAVRSVAELIEGRGDQPLRTALRQLDLLAEGQHFEQAARRRDEVVSLVRAVGRAHRLNSLAAIPELVAASPDGGGGWEFAVIRHGRLASAGVARRGVPPMPVVDALVAAAETVLPGPGPLFGGTGEEIGVLLRWLGRPGVRLVRSARPWAEPARGAGGWHAWLDRAAAATALERVG, from the coding sequence ATGAATGCGGGGCGTCCCCTCGGGGAACGGGCACAGCTGGCGTTCGACGAACTGGGCACACCGTTGCGGGACACCACCTTCGTCGTGTTCGACCTGGAGACCACCGGCACCAGGCCGGGCGCGAACGGGATCACCGAGATCGGCGCGGTCAAGGTCCGCGGCGGCGAGGTGCTCGGCGAGTTCGGCACCTTCGTGAACCCGGGGATGCCGATCCCGCCGCAGATCGTGTCGCTGACCGGGATCACCACCGCGATGGTGCACGACGCGCCGCCCATCGAACACGTGCTGCCCGCGTTCCTGGAGTTCATCTCCGGCGCGGTGCTGGTCGCGCACAACGCGGCCTTCGACACCGGTTTCATGCGCGCCGCCTGCGAAGCGCACGGCTATCCCTGGCCGAAGACGGCCGTGGTGTGCACGGTCCGGCTGGCCAGGCGGGTGATCTCCCGGCAGGACACGCCGAGCTACAAGCTGTCCGCGCTGGCCGCCCTGTTCGGCGCCACCACCACCCCGAACCACCGCGCGCTGGCGGACGCACGGGCCACCGTGGACGTGCTGCACGCACTGCTGGAGCGGGTCGGCGGGGTGGGGGTGCACTCGCTGGAGGAACTGCTCGACTACCTGCCGGAGGTGACCGCGGCGCAGCGACGCAAACGCGGCATGGCCGCGCACCTGCCGGAGCGGCCGGGGGTGTACCTGTTCCGCGGGCCGAGCGAGGAGGTGCTCTACGTCGGCACCGCGTCGAACCTGCGGCGCCGGGTGCGCCAGTACTTCACCGGTTCGGAGAGCAGGGGCCGGATCCGGGAGATGGTCGCGCTGGCCGAGCGGGTGGACGCGGTGGAATGCGCGCACGCGCTGGAGGCCCAGGTGCGAGAGCTGCGGTTGCTCGCCGCGCACCGGCCCGCCTACAACCGGCGCTCGAAGAACCCGCGCAACGCCTGGTGGCTGGTGCTGACCGACGAGGCGTTCCCGCGGCTGTCGGTGGTCCGGCTGCCGAAGGACGGCGCGCTGGGTCCGTTCCGTGCCCGGGCCGACGCGCACCTGGCCGCTGACGTGCTGTCCGGCGCCACCGGGCTGCGCACCTGCACCCAGCGGATCCCGGCTCAGGCCGCGGCGGGGAAGCCCTGCGCGCTGGCCGAGCTCGGCCGCTGTGGCGCGCCCTGCGCCGGATGGCAGAGCGTGCCCGACTACGCGCCGGCCGTGCGGTCGGTGGCCGAACTGATCGAGGGCCGCGGCGACCAGCCGCTGCGGACCGCCCTGCGCCAGCTCGACCTGCTCGCCGAAGGCCAGCACTTCGAGCAGGCCGCCCGCCGCCGGGACGAAGTGGTGTCGCTGGTCCGCGCGGTCGGCAGGGCGCACCGGCTGAACTCGCTGGCCGCGATCCCGGAACTGGTGGCGGCCTCCCCCGACGGCGGCGGTGGCTGGGAGTTCGCCGTGATCCGGCACGGCAGGCTGGCGTCGGCCGGGGTCGCGAGACGCGGGGTCCCGCCGATGCCGGTGGTGGACGCGCTGGTCGCCGCCGCGGAAACGGTGCTGCCGGGGCCCGGACCGCTGTTCGGCGGCACCGGCGAAGAGATCGGCGTGCTGCTGCGCTGGCTCGGCCGGCCGGGAGTACGACTGGTGCGCAGCGCGCGGCCATGGGCCGAACCTGCTCGCGGTGCCGGCGGCTGGCACGCCTGGCTGGACCGTGCCGCCGCCGCGACCGCACTGGAGCGCGTCGGCTGA
- a CDS encoding NYN domain-containing protein: MQPFAQQDGPEHAEPGAPGTPSRADATTGPQVDWDALPEPVRGRLAELAAGALGKMPKLDVPQQLRPVARFAPAKRARLGGPALLAALRDSTAFRTAVLEWLRDHRLDALNPNDDDSVAAATAAVLLGESSATSRVRLVAKNAEETALRAERDAALARNQRLEAELDRVRAELTEALGAVDRVRGEREAELDKLRGRLREQGVQLRKARDAAEQAASEARQGGALRDEELASLTAQLERERQRVAVERARAERAATDAEVARQSAREAREADEVRLALLVDTIDGAVSGLRRELSLGGSGRRPADRVRGASTGAAAGGRVQDPVALDRLLALPRVHLIVDGYNVTKTGYPELALADQRERLVHQLGALASRTGAEVTVVFDGAGVLSVPTAAPRGVRVLFSDPGVLADDVIRSLVAGEPGGRPMVVATSDRAVADSTRRGGAHPVPSAVLLTRLGRV, encoded by the coding sequence ATGCAACCGTTCGCCCAGCAAGACGGGCCCGAGCACGCCGAACCCGGCGCCCCGGGCACGCCGTCGCGGGCGGACGCGACCACGGGCCCGCAGGTGGACTGGGACGCGCTGCCGGAGCCGGTCCGCGGCAGGCTGGCCGAGCTGGCCGCCGGCGCGCTGGGCAAGATGCCCAAGCTGGACGTGCCGCAGCAGCTTCGGCCGGTGGCCAGGTTCGCGCCGGCCAAACGGGCCAGGCTGGGCGGCCCGGCGCTGCTGGCCGCGCTGCGCGACTCGACCGCGTTCCGCACCGCGGTGCTGGAGTGGCTTCGTGACCACCGCCTGGACGCGCTGAACCCGAACGACGACGACTCGGTGGCCGCCGCCACCGCCGCGGTGCTGCTCGGCGAGTCGAGCGCGACCTCGCGGGTGCGGCTGGTGGCCAAGAACGCCGAGGAGACCGCGCTGCGGGCCGAGCGGGACGCCGCGCTGGCCAGGAACCAGCGGCTGGAGGCCGAGCTGGACCGGGTGCGGGCCGAGCTGACCGAGGCGCTCGGCGCGGTGGACAGGGTGCGCGGCGAACGCGAGGCCGAGTTGGACAAGCTGCGCGGCAGGCTGCGCGAGCAGGGGGTTCAGCTGCGCAAGGCCAGGGACGCGGCCGAGCAGGCCGCGTCGGAGGCCCGTCAGGGCGGCGCGCTGCGGGACGAGGAGCTGGCTTCGCTCACCGCGCAGCTGGAACGTGAGCGTCAGCGGGTGGCCGTGGAACGGGCTAGGGCCGAGCGGGCCGCCACCGACGCGGAGGTCGCCAGGCAGTCCGCCCGCGAGGCGCGGGAGGCCGACGAGGTCCGGCTGGCGCTGCTGGTGGACACCATCGACGGCGCGGTCTCCGGGCTGCGCCGCGAGCTTTCCCTCGGCGGCAGCGGCCGTCGCCCGGCCGACCGGGTGCGGGGCGCCAGCACCGGGGCCGCCGCGGGCGGCCGGGTGCAGGACCCGGTAGCGCTGGACCGCCTGCTCGCCCTGCCGCGGGTGCACCTGATCGTCGACGGCTACAACGTCACCAAGACCGGCTACCCGGAGCTGGCGCTGGCCGACCAGCGCGAGCGGCTGGTCCACCAGCTCGGCGCGCTCGCGTCGCGGACCGGGGCCGAGGTCACCGTGGTCTTCGACGGGGCGGGCGTGCTCTCCGTGCCGACCGCCGCGCCGCGCGGGGTGCGGGTGCTGTTCTCCGATCCCGGAGTGCTCGCGGACGACGTGATCCGCTCGCTGGTGGCCGGGGAGCCGGGCGGCAGGCCGATGGTGGTGGCCACCTCGGACCGCGCGGTCGCGGACTCGACCCGCCGGGGAGGCGCGCATCCGGTGCCGTCCGCCGTGCTGCTGACCAGACTCGGCCGCGTCTGA
- a CDS encoding PadR family transcriptional regulator has translation MSVSHTLLALLEPGPRHGYDLKKAYDEQFGQDRPLAYGQVYSTLSRLLRNGMVEVAGVEQGDGPDRKRYTITDAGVTDVEGWLSTPENPEPYLQNTLYTKVVLALLSGRDATGVLDTQRAAHLGVMRSLTRRKNGGDLADQLICDHALFHLEADLRWLELTAARLTELGKAVRP, from the coding sequence ATGTCGGTTTCGCACACACTGCTGGCGCTGCTCGAGCCCGGCCCGAGGCATGGCTACGACCTGAAGAAGGCCTACGACGAGCAGTTCGGCCAGGACCGGCCGCTGGCATACGGGCAGGTGTACTCCACCCTGTCCCGGCTGCTGCGCAACGGGATGGTCGAGGTCGCCGGGGTCGAACAGGGCGACGGGCCGGACCGCAAGCGCTACACCATCACCGACGCCGGGGTCACCGACGTCGAAGGCTGGCTGTCCACTCCGGAGAACCCGGAGCCCTACCTGCAGAACACGCTCTACACCAAGGTGGTGCTCGCACTGCTGTCCGGCCGCGACGCCACCGGCGTGTTGGACACCCAGCGCGCCGCGCACCTTGGCGTGATGCGCTCGCTGACCAGGCGCAAGAACGGCGGCGACCTCGCCGACCAGCTCATCTGCGACCACGCGTTGTTCCACCTGGAGGCGGATCTGCGCTGGCTGGAACTCACCGCAGCCAGGCTGACCGAGCTCGGGAAGGCGGTGCGGCCGTGA